A single region of the Malaclemys terrapin pileata isolate rMalTer1 chromosome 2, rMalTer1.hap1, whole genome shotgun sequence genome encodes:
- the LRRC30 gene encoding leucine-rich repeat-containing protein 30, whose protein sequence is MGAEHSKDKHQRRMFLLRKGQRLPAWEEALISGKDPKSLLKRGLRYVSVSLIMKGMTNVPDFLWGLSEVQKLNLSHNQLVVLSPALGKLDRLAVLNLCGNRLKCLPNETGLLRNLKVLFVDMNCLSEVPAELSLCTKLEVLSLSHNCISQLPSSFTDLTNLRKLNLSNNRFVHIPLCVFALRGLDFLHLGSNRLENIAESVQYLVNLQIFIVEDNNIRTLPRSLCSITALELLNVAYNSIQTLPHDLYLLHRLPKIAWNPMDKGLHISHNPLFRPLPEIVEGGLDVLFNYLKEKKQHN, encoded by the coding sequence ATGGGAGCTGAACACTCGAAGGACAAGCATCAGAGAAGAATGTTTTTGCTGAGGAAAGGTCAGAGACTTCCTGCATGGGAAGAAGCTCTTATCTCAGGAAAAGATCCAAAGTCACTGCTGAAGCGTGGATTGCGTTATGTCAGTGTGAGCCTCATCATGAAGGGGATGACAAATGTGCCTGATTTTTTGTGGGGCTTGTCAGAGGTGCAGAAATTGAACCTTTCACACAACCAGCTGGTGGTTCTTTCTCCGGCTTTGGGGAAACTAGACAGATTAGCAGTGCTAAACTTGTGTGGCAATCGCCTCAAGTGTCTGCCTAACGAGACCGGGCTACTCAGAAACCTGAAGGTTTTATTTGTCGATATGAATTGCCTGAGTGAAGTGCCAGCAGAGCTCAGTCTGTGCACAAAGCTGGAAGTTTTGAGCCTTTCGCACAATTGCATCTCACAACTCCCTTCAAGCTTCACTGATTTGACAAACCTAAGGAAGCTGAATCTGAGTAACAATCGTTTTGTTCACATCCCCTTATGTGTTTTTGCATTGAGGGGTTTAGATTTCTTGCACTTAGGCTCCAACAGACTTGAAAACATTGCAGAAAGTGTCCAGTACCTGGTAAATTTGCAGATCTTTATTGTAGAAGATAACAATATTCGCACCTTGCCACGGTCTCTCTGCTCCATCACTGCACTTGAGTTACTAAATGTAGCTTACAATTCTATTCAGACCCTTCCACATGATCTCTATCTGCTGCACAGATTGCCAAAAATTGCTTGGAATCCAATGGATAAAGGGCTCCATATTTCACATAACCCATTGTTCAGACCACTGCCAGAGATTGTAGAGGGAGGACTGGATGTGCTCTTCAACTACCTTAAAGAGAAAAAGCAACACAACTAA